The Aureitalea marina genome includes a window with the following:
- a CDS encoding YybH family protein: protein MSKVVLILFVFMIPFLGNTQDLKGDQGELIKILKNIKEFSAAVMASDYETIGQAYTADAKIFPSNREIIEGRDAIVKYWTPTNGSRISYHQFMPKEINITGEQAYDYEYYKGKTINAGGKEISWQGKYVVIWKKIDNQWKIYLDIWNRVPNDQKID from the coding sequence ATGTCCAAAGTTGTACTAATTTTATTCGTTTTCATGATTCCTTTTTTAGGCAATACTCAGGATCTAAAAGGAGATCAAGGCGAATTGATCAAGATCCTAAAGAACATCAAGGAATTTTCTGCGGCCGTAATGGCCTCAGATTACGAGACCATTGGCCAAGCCTATACCGCCGACGCCAAGATCTTCCCTTCCAACCGGGAGATCATCGAGGGGCGCGATGCCATTGTCAAATATTGGACTCCCACCAACGGCAGTCGAATTTCTTACCATCAGTTCATGCCAAAAGAGATCAACATTACCGGAGAACAGGCTTATGACTATGAATATTACAAAGGCAAAACCATCAACGCGGGGGGAAAAGAAATCTCCTGGCAGGGCAAATACGTCGTCATCTGGAAAAAGATAGACAATCAGTGGAAGATCTACCTGGATATCTGGAACCGGGTCCCCAATGATCAAAAAATAGATTAA
- a CDS encoding L-threonylcarbamoyladenylate synthase produces MSIVSSDIDKAIEILQNQDVVAIPTETVYGLAGNIFSEKAIRKIYSVKQRPLFNPLIVHLHSPDQLIEITTHIPPVAKQLAASFWPGPLTLILPKRPEVPDLITAAKGTVAVRIPNHPVTLDLLSKLPFPLAAPSANPFNRISPTSSAHVEAYFGDSISMILEGGNCKAGIESTIVGFEGDQPVIYRLGSISKEDIEKVVGDIEVRNKKEAAPDAPGMLAKHYAPRTKTLLLNSIDDFKEEQNQRVGLLGFTGDIPEGNFAHVEILSPGGNLTEAASNLYKALHKLDGMDLDLILAIRLPDSELGRSVNDRLERAASS; encoded by the coding sequence ATGAGCATAGTTTCCTCAGACATAGATAAAGCCATCGAAATTCTCCAAAACCAGGATGTGGTGGCCATACCCACAGAAACGGTTTATGGCCTGGCAGGGAATATTTTTAGTGAAAAGGCCATTCGAAAGATCTATTCTGTTAAACAACGTCCCCTATTCAACCCCCTGATCGTTCATCTGCATAGTCCGGATCAACTCATCGAGATCACCACCCACATTCCGCCTGTGGCAAAACAACTGGCGGCATCATTTTGGCCCGGTCCATTGACCTTGATCCTACCGAAAAGGCCGGAGGTGCCGGACCTCATCACAGCAGCTAAGGGCACCGTTGCCGTTCGGATTCCCAATCACCCGGTAACCTTGGATTTGCTTAGCAAATTGCCTTTCCCTTTGGCAGCTCCAAGTGCTAACCCATTCAACCGGATCAGCCCGACCAGTTCGGCACATGTAGAGGCCTATTTTGGAGATTCCATTTCCATGATACTAGAGGGAGGGAATTGCAAGGCCGGGATCGAATCGACCATAGTGGGGTTTGAAGGAGACCAGCCGGTGATCTACCGATTGGGCTCGATTTCCAAAGAGGATATCGAAAAGGTCGTCGGTGATATTGAAGTCCGCAACAAAAAAGAAGCTGCCCCGGATGCACCCGGTATGCTAGCGAAACACTACGCACCACGGACGAAAACCCTTCTTCTGAATAGTATTGATGACTTTAAAGAGGAGCAAAATCAGCGGGTCGGCTTGCTAGGCTTCACTGGGGATATACCTGAGGGCAATTTTGCCCATGTTGAAATACTATCCCCTGGTGGTAACTTGACAGAGGCTGCCAGTAACCTCTACAAGGCCCTTCATAAACTGGACGGAATGGATCTGGACCTCATCCTGGCCATTCGACTTCCGGATTCTGAATTGGGACGTTCCGTCAACGACCGATTGGAAAGGGCAGCTTCCAGTTAG
- a CDS encoding TonB-dependent receptor: MKKLCLIAILFIAATTYGQIKMTGVVRDSLNTPLELANVVVINSATNALESYGVTDQQGRYNLELQPNTSYNLQVSYVGLKTFEETFTSPEADLNRDFSLQADNALDEVQIVYEMPVVVRGDTVVYNADSFNTGTERKLEDVLENLPGVEINEDGQVEVEGKVVNKLMVNGKDFFDGDTKLATKNIPSNAVDKVQVLRNYSEVGQLSGVRNNQDNVALNIKLREGKENFWFGNVTAGAGASPDNELYLLQPKLFYYSPKYSINFIGDLNNTGEVALTRRDLRGFGGGFRSPSRTSGTDLNLGDNSLNFLTNQNNALEIESKLAASNFSWAPNPGLDLSGFAIFNSSRTLSRESSFIRYTDPELGIPDEAIDQRSRERSDQGLAKLSLKYQPNFSNQLDYDILGRLSRDSQDQFLTSSVVGGTVQTDEITPFSINQNLNYYYTLDENNIFAFEAVHLFKDEDPFYNAILGNDPDGDDPYDTTAEALGLDQTLDTYNIAQDRRIKSNQLDAKLDYYLVLNKRSNLNFTLGTILSKQEFNSNIFQFLDDGLVFEPTPTINDGKATNDTEYNFSDVYLGVHYRVKTGKFTFTPGFSVHSYGNKNSQFGETFKDNFFRILPDIETRIQFKKSEALTIRYDMRNQFTDVTRLAQGLVLNRYDNIQFGEPELQNALTHNISLLYSSFNLFNYTNVFARAGYTKNVDQIRQLTDFESVIRTSTFFNSNFADETASLFGRIQKTFGKVQASLNVGLNYSKINQFIQGNRSINEGFTQTYTPRIRTNFKVAPNVTFSYRYSVTENNQGGGKTTFRTNAPSIDFDAYIWKKVTLRSRYTYTDQDLGNGNSQSFQNWDASLSYRKDRDSKWEFEIKATNILNIDAQVRNSANNFSVFVSETFIQPRFITGRVVFTL, from the coding sequence ATGAAAAAACTTTGCCTAATCGCGATACTGTTTATCGCTGCAACTACCTATGGTCAAATTAAAATGACCGGAGTGGTTCGCGATAGTCTGAACACTCCCTTGGAACTGGCTAATGTGGTTGTCATTAACAGCGCCACCAATGCCTTGGAAAGCTACGGCGTTACCGACCAGCAAGGTCGATACAACCTGGAGCTTCAACCCAATACAAGCTACAATTTGCAGGTCAGCTATGTAGGACTCAAAACCTTCGAAGAAACCTTTACCAGTCCGGAGGCGGACTTAAATCGTGATTTCAGTTTACAGGCAGATAATGCGCTAGATGAGGTGCAGATCGTCTATGAAATGCCGGTCGTGGTTAGAGGGGATACGGTGGTCTATAATGCCGATTCTTTCAACACCGGAACAGAACGTAAGCTGGAAGATGTATTAGAGAATCTTCCGGGGGTAGAGATCAATGAAGATGGGCAGGTTGAGGTAGAAGGAAAGGTGGTGAATAAACTGATGGTGAACGGGAAGGATTTCTTTGACGGAGATACCAAGCTGGCCACAAAAAACATTCCCTCCAATGCGGTGGATAAAGTACAAGTCCTGAGGAACTATTCTGAAGTTGGTCAATTGAGTGGGGTAAGGAATAATCAGGATAATGTTGCACTCAACATCAAACTCAGGGAAGGAAAGGAGAACTTTTGGTTCGGTAATGTGACCGCTGGTGCGGGAGCATCACCAGACAATGAACTCTATTTGCTCCAACCCAAACTCTTCTACTATAGTCCGAAATACAGCATTAATTTCATTGGTGATCTCAACAACACCGGTGAGGTAGCTCTAACCCGACGGGACCTGCGCGGCTTTGGCGGCGGGTTCCGTTCTCCAAGCCGTACCAGTGGTACAGATCTGAATCTGGGAGATAACAGCTTGAACTTTTTGACCAACCAAAACAATGCCTTGGAGATCGAAAGTAAATTGGCAGCTTCCAACTTCAGCTGGGCTCCAAACCCCGGTCTGGACCTCAGTGGATTTGCCATTTTCAATAGCAGCAGGACTTTGTCCAGAGAAAGCAGTTTTATTCGTTACACGGATCCGGAATTAGGAATTCCGGATGAGGCCATCGATCAGCGAAGTAGGGAAAGATCCGATCAGGGCCTTGCCAAGCTCAGTTTGAAGTATCAGCCCAATTTTAGCAACCAGTTGGATTATGACATCCTGGGTCGTTTGTCCCGGGACAGCCAGGATCAGTTCCTGACTTCTTCCGTAGTAGGAGGGACCGTCCAGACCGACGAGATCACTCCTTTCAGCATCAACCAGAATCTGAATTACTATTACACTCTGGACGAAAACAACATCTTTGCCTTTGAAGCTGTGCATCTGTTTAAGGATGAAGATCCCTTTTACAATGCGATTTTGGGGAACGATCCGGACGGTGATGATCCCTACGACACAACTGCTGAGGCCCTTGGCCTGGATCAGACACTGGACACTTACAACATTGCTCAGGACAGACGCATCAAATCCAATCAGCTGGATGCCAAGTTGGATTACTACCTGGTGTTGAATAAGCGGTCTAATTTGAATTTTACCCTAGGAACGATCCTGAGTAAGCAGGAATTCAATTCCAATATTTTTCAATTCTTGGACGATGGACTAGTATTTGAACCTACCCCGACCATCAATGACGGGAAGGCCACCAACGATACCGAATATAATTTCAGTGATGTTTATTTAGGGGTCCACTATCGGGTGAAGACCGGGAAATTCACATTTACTCCTGGTTTCTCTGTCCACTCCTATGGAAACAAGAACAGCCAGTTTGGCGAAACCTTTAAGGATAATTTCTTTCGAATTCTCCCGGATATAGAAACCCGAATTCAATTTAAGAAGAGTGAGGCCCTGACCATTCGTTACGATATGCGCAACCAGTTTACCGATGTTACCCGACTGGCCCAAGGCTTAGTGCTAAACCGATACGATAACATCCAGTTTGGTGAACCAGAGTTACAGAATGCCTTGACGCACAATATCAGCTTACTGTACAGTAGTTTTAACTTGTTCAATTACACCAATGTGTTTGCTCGGGCAGGGTATACCAAAAATGTGGACCAGATCCGACAATTGACGGATTTCGAAAGTGTGATCCGCACCAGTACCTTCTTCAACTCCAATTTCGCCGACGAAACAGCCAGTCTTTTTGGTCGGATTCAGAAGACCTTTGGTAAGGTACAAGCCAGTTTGAACGTTGGACTGAATTACAGTAAGATCAATCAGTTCATTCAAGGGAACAGATCGATCAATGAAGGCTTTACTCAAACCTATACCCCAAGAATTCGGACTAACTTCAAGGTAGCGCCCAATGTAACTTTTAGTTATCGCTACAGTGTGACTGAAAATAATCAGGGAGGTGGAAAGACCACATTCCGTACCAATGCTCCTTCCATCGATTTTGATGCCTATATCTGGAAGAAGGTCACTCTACGTTCCAGGTACACTTACACAGACCAGGATCTCGGAAATGGCAATTCCCAATCTTTCCAGAATTGGGATGCCTCTTTGTCCTATCGGAAGGACCGTGATTCCAAGTGGGAGTTCGAGATCAAGGCAACTAATATCCTAAACATAGATGCCCAAGTCAGGAACAGTGCCAACAACTTCTCGGTCTTTGTTTCAGAGACCTTTATTCAGCCCAGATTTATTACTGGACGGGTAGTGTTTACGCTGTAA
- a CDS encoding serine hydrolase domain-containing protein, with product MRISYLSLIATLFVFTQCTSPKEEDSSSKEVEELISRVENGLQPFLQIGEDSLLRYNIEDRLKELGIPGVSIAVMKNGELQWAKGYGMADIASNRAVNSQTMFLAGSISKPVAATRAHQLAEAGTISLDTDVNEYLSSWKLPENEFTVNEKVTTRRILNHTAGLTVWGFPGYDKGDTIPSAAEVLDGLGNTDSVRVYKEPGESWMYSGGGYTIMQLMITDIEGQKYPEIMQTNVLDPLGMEKSTYENPLPEKYHGIAATGYRSNGDEVEGKWPIYPEMAAAGLWTTPSQLIQWAGEMQQILQTQEDGLLKTATVNEMVVPGMNDYGLGPAANEYTFSHGGADEGFRAQLTAWKKEPIAIVVMVNSDNGSIIQEIMLSVAREYGLPDVEARKRVVNEISEEQQLTYEGKYQFPEWGEAIIRVKDNGLEITGEFGGDEPIFLLPEKENTFFNQASGTYYEFVFEDDKVIRLDVAGREGTKVE from the coding sequence ATGCGAATTTCATACCTCTCCCTGATCGCAACTCTCTTTGTATTTACCCAATGTACCTCTCCCAAGGAAGAGGATTCCAGCTCGAAAGAAGTGGAAGAACTTATTTCCCGGGTCGAGAACGGGCTACAGCCTTTTCTTCAGATCGGTGAAGACAGCCTGCTTCGTTACAACATTGAGGACCGGCTAAAAGAGTTGGGTATTCCCGGAGTGAGTATAGCCGTGATGAAGAACGGCGAATTGCAATGGGCAAAAGGTTATGGAATGGCAGACATTGCGTCCAACCGGGCGGTAAATTCCCAGACCATGTTCCTGGCGGGTTCTATTAGTAAACCTGTGGCTGCCACCAGAGCCCATCAATTGGCCGAAGCAGGAACAATCAGCCTGGATACCGATGTGAATGAATATCTGAGCAGTTGGAAATTGCCGGAAAACGAATTCACGGTCAACGAAAAAGTAACTACCCGAAGAATACTGAACCATACGGCCGGGCTCACAGTTTGGGGCTTTCCTGGTTATGACAAGGGTGATACTATCCCAAGTGCAGCGGAAGTATTGGACGGATTAGGAAATACAGATTCAGTACGCGTCTACAAAGAACCGGGCGAAAGCTGGATGTATTCCGGGGGAGGTTATACCATCATGCAACTGATGATTACGGATATAGAAGGCCAGAAATATCCGGAGATCATGCAGACTAATGTACTTGACCCCCTAGGCATGGAAAAAAGCACCTATGAAAATCCATTACCGGAAAAATACCACGGCATCGCCGCTACCGGATACCGATCAAATGGTGACGAAGTTGAGGGTAAATGGCCTATCTATCCGGAAATGGCTGCCGCAGGTTTATGGACTACACCATCTCAATTGATCCAGTGGGCCGGAGAGATGCAGCAGATCCTGCAAACTCAAGAAGACGGATTACTCAAAACCGCAACGGTCAATGAAATGGTTGTCCCTGGCATGAACGATTATGGGCTTGGGCCAGCAGCAAACGAATATACATTCAGTCACGGTGGAGCCGACGAGGGCTTCCGGGCACAGCTCACAGCTTGGAAAAAGGAACCAATTGCCATAGTAGTTATGGTTAATTCTGATAACGGAAGTATCATCCAGGAGATCATGCTTAGTGTTGCACGAGAATACGGCCTTCCTGATGTCGAAGCCCGCAAACGAGTGGTCAATGAGATATCGGAAGAGCAACAACTCACTTACGAGGGCAAATATCAGTTTCCAGAATGGGGTGAGGCTATAATCCGGGTAAAGGACAATGGCCTGGAAATTACCGGGGAATTTGGTGGTGACGAACCCATCTTTCTGTTGCCAGAAAAAGAGAATACCTTCTTTAACCAGGCGTCCGGAACCTATTATGAATTTGTCTTTGAAGATGACAAGGTGATAAGATTGGACGTCGCTGGTCGAGAAGGTACGAAAGTGGAATAA
- a CDS encoding flavin reductase family protein: MPLYNEQDFLELEKYFRINLINTASGIRSPFLIGTCNEQGKTNLAIFNSVVHIGANPPCLGFIMRPHTVERHTYQNIKETGVFTLNLVHTGIIESAHHTSASYDREESEFDRCAFNPQYWDQFSAPFVQECRLKMAMALQEEHLIEFNKTILLIGRIIKLELPDGSVLEDGSIDHQALGTAGVSGLYSYYKNSAIKQLEFARPKHL, encoded by the coding sequence ATGCCATTGTACAACGAGCAAGACTTCCTCGAATTAGAGAAATATTTTAGGATCAATCTGATCAACACTGCCTCCGGGATAAGAAGTCCATTTTTAATTGGAACATGCAACGAACAGGGTAAAACCAACCTGGCTATTTTCAATTCTGTGGTGCATATAGGTGCCAACCCTCCATGCCTTGGGTTTATTATGCGACCACATACCGTAGAACGTCACACCTACCAGAACATTAAGGAAACTGGGGTTTTCACTCTCAATCTTGTTCATACCGGTATCATTGAGTCAGCACATCATACCTCGGCGTCCTATGACCGGGAGGAGTCCGAATTTGATCGGTGTGCATTCAACCCGCAGTATTGGGATCAATTTTCGGCCCCATTCGTCCAGGAATGCAGACTTAAAATGGCTATGGCCTTGCAAGAGGAGCATCTCATTGAATTCAACAAGACCATATTGCTTATTGGGCGTATCATCAAGCTGGAGCTGCCGGACGGGTCCGTGTTGGAAGACGGGAGCATTGACCACCAGGCTCTGGGAACTGCCGGCGTTTCAGGCCTATACAGCTATTACAAGAATAGCGCAATTAAACAGTTAGAATTCGCCCGACCAAAACATCTCTAG
- the pckA gene encoding phosphoenolpyruvate carboxykinase (ATP), translating into MSFDLTQYGIDVKEILRNSSRPVLYEIGLRYEKGTAISDTGALLVYSGEKTGRSPKDKRIVRHPDSENNIDWGDINIELDEHTFKVNHERAMDYLNTRERLFVVDAFAGWDPRYRLKVRIVCTRAYHALFMQNMLIMPTAEELANFGEPDFVVFNAGGFPANRFTSKMTSKTSIDVNLEENQMIILGTEYAGEMKKGVFSVMNYLMPLEDVLPMHCSANVNEAGDVSILFGLSGTGKTTLSADPKRKLIGDDEHCWTDTGVFNIEGGCYAKAIDLSEESEPEIYNAIRYGTVLENVMYDPDTREVDYSDTTITQNTRASYPIDFIDNIHIPAVAGHANHVIFLTCDAFGVLPPVSKLTPEQASYHFISGYTAKVAGTEMGVTEPQATFSACFGAAFMMWHPNRYAELLAEKIKKHNATAWLVNTGWTGGGHGVGSRIKLKYTRAMIDAIHNGDFDNLETVTDPNFGFEVPTSCPGVPSEVLIPKDTWEDKEGYEQTKENLVALFNENFKAFADGVNREIVEASPKSKTEAAAAV; encoded by the coding sequence ATGAGTTTTGATCTAACCCAATACGGAATCGATGTAAAAGAGATACTGAGGAACTCCAGCCGACCAGTTTTATATGAGATCGGTCTGAGATACGAAAAGGGAACGGCAATTTCCGATACCGGGGCCTTACTCGTGTATTCCGGAGAAAAGACAGGGCGTAGCCCAAAAGATAAACGTATAGTCCGTCACCCGGATTCCGAGAACAATATCGATTGGGGTGACATCAATATCGAATTGGATGAACATACCTTTAAGGTGAATCACGAGCGGGCTATGGACTATCTGAACACCCGCGAGCGTCTGTTCGTAGTTGATGCCTTTGCCGGATGGGATCCCAGATATAGACTAAAAGTCCGCATCGTGTGTACACGGGCCTATCACGCCTTGTTCATGCAGAATATGTTGATCATGCCGACGGCAGAAGAACTGGCCAACTTTGGTGAGCCGGACTTCGTGGTATTCAATGCCGGTGGTTTCCCAGCCAACCGATTTACCTCTAAGATGACCTCTAAGACCAGTATCGATGTAAACCTGGAAGAGAACCAAATGATTATCTTGGGAACGGAGTATGCAGGAGAGATGAAAAAAGGAGTATTCTCTGTGATGAATTACCTGATGCCACTGGAAGATGTACTTCCTATGCACTGTTCTGCCAATGTGAACGAAGCCGGTGATGTGTCCATACTTTTTGGTCTGTCCGGAACCGGTAAGACTACTTTGAGTGCCGATCCTAAGCGCAAGCTGATCGGAGACGATGAGCACTGCTGGACCGATACAGGTGTGTTCAATATTGAAGGTGGTTGTTATGCGAAGGCCATTGACCTTTCTGAGGAAAGCGAGCCAGAGATCTACAACGCCATCCGCTACGGAACTGTATTGGAAAATGTGATGTACGATCCCGATACCCGGGAGGTAGATTACAGCGATACTACTATCACCCAGAATACGAGGGCGTCTTACCCAATAGATTTCATAGACAATATACATATCCCTGCAGTAGCCGGCCATGCTAATCATGTGATCTTCCTGACCTGTGACGCCTTTGGTGTGCTGCCACCGGTGAGCAAATTGACTCCGGAACAGGCATCTTACCACTTCATTTCTGGTTATACAGCCAAGGTAGCCGGTACCGAAATGGGAGTAACTGAGCCTCAGGCCACGTTCTCTGCTTGTTTTGGTGCAGCCTTTATGATGTGGCATCCTAACCGCTATGCCGAATTGTTGGCCGAGAAGATCAAGAAGCACAATGCCACAGCCTGGTTGGTGAATACCGGTTGGACCGGAGGTGGGCACGGAGTAGGTTCCCGTATCAAACTAAAGTACACACGGGCCATGATCGATGCCATCCACAATGGAGACTTTGACAATTTAGAGACCGTTACTGATCCTAACTTTGGATTCGAAGTGCCAACTAGTTGTCCGGGAGTACCATCTGAGGTGCTGATCCCAAAAGACACTTGGGAAGACAAAGAAGGATACGAACAGACCAAGGAGAATCTGGTCGCCCTGTTCAACGAGAACTTCAAGGCCTTTGCCGACGGAGTGAACAGGGAGATCGTTGAGGCTAGTCCTAAGAGTAAAACAGAGGCAGCTGCCGCTGTTTAG
- a CDS encoding LytR/AlgR family response regulator transcription factor, translating to MQLLIIEDEPRAVRQLRSLLDASGYDFNLLQVIDSVEEAVNWFRKGIAVDLVFMDIQLADGLSFEIFEKVDVQTPIIFTTAFDQYTLQAFKVNSIDYLLKPVRQKDLNTALAKYQKNHSLFIPQSDLLKSLLAQMQREEYRNGMLVRDGKSQVQLPVQDFQYFFSKDSLTYGVTRQKRYLIEETLDQLSATLDPAHFFKINRGQILAKAAIYKIDPYFNHRSKVTLSMNTDEQFIVSRARTSDFKSWLNR from the coding sequence ATGCAACTACTGATCATTGAGGACGAGCCTAGGGCGGTGCGCCAACTTCGTAGTTTACTCGATGCTTCAGGTTACGACTTCAACCTGCTACAGGTCATTGACAGTGTAGAGGAGGCTGTAAACTGGTTCCGCAAAGGAATAGCTGTGGACCTGGTCTTTATGGATATACAACTGGCCGATGGTTTGAGCTTTGAGATCTTTGAGAAGGTGGACGTTCAGACACCGATCATCTTCACCACCGCATTTGACCAATATACCTTGCAGGCATTTAAGGTGAACAGTATAGATTACCTGTTAAAGCCCGTCCGGCAAAAAGACCTCAACACGGCCTTGGCCAAATATCAAAAAAATCACTCTCTCTTTATTCCTCAATCTGACCTGCTCAAATCCTTGTTGGCACAGATGCAGCGCGAGGAATACCGAAACGGCATGTTGGTCCGGGACGGGAAAAGTCAGGTTCAACTTCCGGTTCAAGATTTCCAATACTTTTTCTCCAAAGACAGCTTGACCTATGGTGTGACCCGACAAAAACGCTATCTGATCGAAGAGACCCTCGATCAATTGTCCGCTACCCTGGACCCCGCTCATTTCTTTAAGATCAATCGGGGACAGATTTTGGCCAAAGCAGCCATTTACAAAATTGACCCCTATTTTAATCACCGCTCCAAGGTGACCCTCAGCATGAACACGGATGAGCAGTTTATCGTAAGCAGGGCACGTACCTCTGATTTTAAGTCTTGGTTAAATCGGTAG
- a CDS encoding helix-hairpin-helix domain-containing protein has protein sequence MKNMSRLLLSAALMSLILVACKGNQEQEKTADAETEQSETKTIEVTKEEIKAKEAPTVLNANLATEDQLNGIGLSAEMIGQIMENRPFLTMNDLDAMVPADMDKEALYATIFVPFNLNTTPKDDFKMIPGVGDKMAHEFDEYRPYISIKQFRKEIGKYVDEAEVARYENYVFVPVELNSATEEDIKALPGVGGRMAHEFEEYRPYTSMEQFRKEIGKYVDDKELSRLERFVYLNQ, from the coding sequence ATGAAGAACATGTCAAGACTGCTATTGAGTGCCGCATTAATGAGCCTGATATTGGTGGCCTGTAAAGGAAATCAGGAACAGGAGAAAACGGCCGATGCAGAAACGGAACAATCAGAGACCAAAACGATCGAGGTCACCAAAGAAGAGATCAAAGCCAAGGAAGCCCCCACCGTTTTGAATGCCAACCTGGCTACCGAGGACCAGTTAAACGGAATTGGCCTGTCGGCCGAGATGATCGGTCAGATCATGGAAAACAGACCTTTTTTGACCATGAACGACCTGGATGCCATGGTTCCAGCAGATATGGATAAGGAGGCTTTATATGCAACTATTTTTGTCCCCTTCAATCTGAATACAACCCCTAAGGACGATTTTAAGATGATTCCTGGAGTAGGTGATAAAATGGCCCATGAGTTTGATGAGTATCGACCATACATCAGTATTAAGCAGTTTCGAAAGGAGATCGGGAAATATGTTGACGAGGCAGAGGTTGCTCGCTATGAGAACTACGTTTTTGTTCCCGTAGAATTGAACTCAGCTACCGAAGAGGATATCAAAGCCCTGCCAGGTGTAGGAGGTCGAATGGCCCACGAGTTCGAGGAGTATCGGCCTTACACCAGTATGGAGCAGTTCCGGAAGGAGATCGGTAAATATGTAGACGACAAAGAACTTTCCAGATTGGAGCGTTTTGTTTACTTGAATCAGTAA
- a CDS encoding GLPGLI family protein gives MKPIRILLVAIAFIALASFTPNAQEFQGQAFYFSKSTMELGNWGARLSEAQKKEVYARLKNRLEKTFILNFNKEESMFYEEDQVDAISGATDSWGNNFSRGDQYKNVKDNQLIQSQEFYGKKFLVKDNLAKIEWKMGGESKQIGQYTCFKATAMVPTSELTWYDFSWGDLQRPSASESAGGADGEDIGEPEIPMTAVEAWYTLQIPVGHGPAEYWGLPGLIMEVSAGNTTMLCSKIVLNPDEPIEIQAPDKGKEITKADYQATIRTKMQEMRDNRGRRRN, from the coding sequence ATGAAACCAATACGCATTTTATTAGTTGCCATAGCCTTTATCGCGCTGGCCTCCTTTACTCCGAATGCCCAGGAATTTCAAGGTCAGGCGTTCTACTTTTCTAAGTCGACCATGGAACTCGGAAACTGGGGTGCTCGTTTAAGCGAAGCCCAGAAAAAAGAAGTATACGCTCGTCTTAAGAACCGACTAGAGAAGACCTTTATACTGAACTTCAACAAGGAGGAGTCCATGTTCTATGAAGAGGACCAGGTTGATGCTATCTCTGGTGCGACCGACTCTTGGGGAAATAACTTCTCACGTGGAGACCAGTATAAGAATGTAAAAGACAACCAATTGATCCAAAGCCAAGAATTCTATGGTAAGAAATTTTTGGTCAAAGACAATTTGGCGAAGATCGAATGGAAGATGGGAGGAGAGTCCAAGCAGATTGGACAGTATACCTGTTTTAAAGCGACAGCTATGGTGCCAACCAGCGAACTGACCTGGTACGATTTCTCTTGGGGTGATCTGCAAAGACCCTCTGCTTCGGAGTCCGCTGGTGGAGCCGATGGAGAAGATATTGGCGAGCCTGAAATTCCAATGACGGCTGTTGAAGCCTGGTATACGCTTCAAATACCTGTAGGTCACGGTCCAGCTGAATATTGGGGCCTACCTGGATTGATCATGGAGGTCAGTGCAGGAAATACGACCATGTTGTGCTCCAAGATCGTACTAAACCCAGATGAGCCCATCGAGATCCAGGCACCGGACAAGGGTAAAGAGATCACCAAGGCCGACTACCAGGCAACCATTCGTACCAAAATGCAAGAGATGCGGGATAACCGCGGAAGACGACGAAACTAA
- a CDS encoding Fur family transcriptional regulator has product MAIIRKTKSVATLLEVFAQADQALSSVDLVNRMRGIMNKTTVYRILDRLEDEGVLHSFQGVDGLKWFAKCDDCSPSSHSDVHPHFQCQDCGKTTCLDIQLTVPDLPNLKVEHSQLLLIGQCEDCLR; this is encoded by the coding sequence ATGGCAATAATCAGGAAAACTAAATCGGTTGCTACGCTACTCGAGGTATTTGCTCAAGCAGATCAAGCCCTATCCAGCGTTGATCTGGTTAATAGAATGCGCGGTATCATGAACAAGACCACTGTTTACCGCATCTTGGATCGTTTAGAAGATGAAGGGGTTTTGCATTCTTTCCAGGGAGTAGATGGCCTGAAGTGGTTTGCCAAATGTGATGATTGCTCTCCGTCCAGTCATAGCGATGTACACCCTCATTTTCAATGTCAGGACTGTGGCAAGACCACTTGTTTGGACATCCAACTTACTGTACCTGATCTGCCCAATTTGAAGGTTGAACACTCCCAATTGTTGCTAATTGGTCAATGTGAAGATTGTCTCCGTTAG